One segment of Trypanosoma brucei brucei TREU927 chromosome 8, complete sequence DNA contains the following:
- a CDS encoding inositol polyphosphate 1-phosphatase, putative → MPQVDLVKLLQICVNGALAAQQYILLDLIQLRSLEVSRRDVCIADLDQQEIARLRARLKAAVSVDVKGKLEYKEGGSVDDLVTTADVVTQGLMERLLAEAFPDTPFTIIGEEEATTTDAIKIQVERCVEAFRDVNAVAPLQKELEAHASSDSRHVSASTVEELRARVGVFIDPIDATSCFVDGTWGAPMTLVGITVDGVPVAGVSNRFFYSTVDDLTSGGNAGCTGLSYVWNDPSAGPFIVHEGRLATPLWSLGRKTTSNLAMLRVIRSGTTSNKRFEQLLARLQPVEPRSARGAGNKLMLLVVSMLAASDGAAAAACDVFLAPPNSISKWDTCAAHAFLLALGGDMRTLRGELIRYPLRGTTNLKTLPDGVVGLTRWSMTEGLRRLGWQ, encoded by the coding sequence ATGCCTCAGGTGGATCTCGTTAAACTCTTGCAAATATGTGTGAATGGCGCTTTGGCTGCGCAGCAGTACATTCTGCTCGATCTGATTCAGCTTCGCAGTTTGGAAGTATCCCGTCGTGACGTGTGTATAGCGGATTTGGACCAGCAGGAAATTGCGCGGTTGCGTGCCCGTCTGAAAGCTGCGGTTTCGGTTGATGTGAAGGGGAAGCTCGAGTATAAAGAGGGTGGCTCCGTTGATGACCTCGTGACAACTGCGGATGTCGTCACTCAGGGCTTAATGGAGCGCCTCCTCGCTGAGGCATTCCCGGATACGCCCTTTACTATTattggtgaagaagaagcaacaacaactgatGCCATTAAAATACAGGTGGAACGTTGTGTGGAAGCGTTCCGTGACGTGAACGCCGTAGCACCACTGCAAAAAGAACTTGAGGCACATGCCTCCAGTGATTCGCGGCACGTGTCAGCATCAACCGTGGAGGAGCTCCGCGCTCGCGTTGGGGTATTCATTGACCCAATCGATGCCACAAGCTGCTTCGTTGACGGGACGTGGGGTGCCCCAATGACGCTTGTTGGGATCACAGTTGACGGTGTACCGGTTGCCGGTGTTTCCAatcgttttttttacagCACTGTTGATGACTTAACTTCGGGCGGTAATGCCGGATGTACGGGTCTATCATACGTGTGGAATGACCCCTCTGCGGGACCTTTTATTGTGCACGAGGGACGGCTGGCGACTCCTCTTTGGTCACTCGGAAGGAAGACGACCAGCAACCTTGCCATGCTACGTGTTATTCGTTCTGGCACAACCAGTAATAAGCGCTTCGAGCAGTTGTTGGCCCGACTGCAGCCCGTTGAGCCTCGAAGTGCTCGGGGCGCTGGCAATAAGTTGATGCTTCTTGTTGTCTCTATGCTCGCGGCATCAGATGGGGCGGCTGCCGCTGCATGCGACGTATTCTTGGCCCCACCTAACAGCATCAGCAAGTGGGACACATGCGCTGCTCACGCTTTCCTTCTGGCGCTAGGAGGTGATATGCGTACACTGCGGGGAGAACTCATCCGGTACCCGCTGCGAGGCACAACTAATCTCAAAACCCTTCCTGACGGGGTCGTTGGTTTGACGCGATGGTCGATGACGGAAGGCCTTCGGCGTTTGGGATGGCAGTAG